TCGAATACAGAGTTGATGACTCAATCTGAAACagaatatgaaaataaatttgGATTTCTTTTGTTCAAGCAAAAAGAGTATAGAATTGGTTCTTGTTCATTTTGATAAATATTTACATCCTATTGCAAAATGAACTGGAATCAAACagtaattatttgttttttgatatttttatggTTCCAGTTTTATGTCAGAGCACTGTGTTATTTCAATAGCCACtgttattctattctattctattctattctattctattctattctattctattctattctattctattctattctattctattctattctattctattctattctattctattctattctattttcaAGTCTGACTGGACATTATTTCATGGCCATTTTTATGATGCCATACTCCTGTGGCCTTTCTTTGTTCATCAAATCTTTTTTCAGTAAtgcagaaacatttgttttagGATATTTAATGTAATCCTTGAATAGATGCTATTTTACAAAGCTTTACTGTCCTAGCTTGGCAAGTGTCCCATTTCAGCACTACTCACCCTGCTTTAACACCCAGTTTAAGTTTTAGACTCTACAACATCATGAATAGAAAATCCAAGAATTCCATATGAGCAAGTACACTGGTGATAGTGGAGAGGACTTCTCCTTTTTAAGAAGGACAGAActtcagcagaaccaggctcagaaAATCTCCATCTGCCTTGACTGATTGGGGTGAGGCTAAAGGGGAGGCAGAAAAGGTAAGGAGACATAAACAGATGATAAacagttctacagtttcatttagtagacgtttttatccaaagcgacgtacatctgagagtagatacaacacaaacaaggatctagtcaggagaaaacaatctggataagagccataaaacaaggaCAAACAAAGGAACATTTAAATGGGACAGGATTGTAGGACCAGATCAACGCTGTACAACTCCCGAGCCAGAAATATCTGTAGAgacatacagagagagagaggacacagCTGGCATTATGGGAGCAAGAAGACAAAGCTAGTAATATGCAAAAGTGCAAATAAATGCATGGAAGGAGTGAcaagaatgacagaaaaccTGAGTATAAACATGCATTAAGACAACTGGGTGAAAAGGGTAAAGCATACAGGCtacattaaaaatgcataagAAGCAGAAGAGGGAAAGAGCAAACTGAGTAAGGTAGTGGCAAAATAAACTATGAATGGACATGactgaaacagaagaagaactaAAAGCAGAGGacaaatgatttaattttgatCTTGTAATTTCCAGTGGTGGGACAAACTTTAATGGGAAATTGTTCCAGTAGCAGCATGTACAGCTGAACCACCTACAACAGGTGTAGTAGTCTATTACATGTATTTTAGgaaccatccattatctatacactgcttcattctcattagggttgtgAGGAACTGCAGacaatcccagctgactgagagtgaaggcagaggacacctggacaggtaacagtctatcacagggctacacatagagacaaacaatcacactcacattcacacctacggacaatttagaatcattatttaacctcagcatgtttctggactgtgggaggaagctggagaacctggagaaaacccacacatatacaggagaacatggaaactccgtGCAGGAAGATCctaggaaggccgggacacaaactgaggaccttgtaggtgatggtgctaaccaccaagccactgtgcagctctttTAGGAGCcaagaaaaaataattcaacttactgtaataataaagaaaggaaatgaataaagtaaaaattaatATAAAGTTTGTAATAATATTCTTATCTATCAAAATCAGGTCACTTGTCTAAACAATGCTGCGTGAACTGTTGCGCAAAAACTTTTTGTTCAGTTCACACCCTCAGTTTTTATAACAGCTTGCTACTGACAgttcttcttgtttttggcttcaaaaaagcatcagaaatacagaaaaatagtgCACCACAGCTAGAATGGACTGTACTTTTACAGTCATTTATTACAGTAACCGGGCAGAGAGtggaaaatatacaaaacagcTGATTCAAATTTATTTCTGCCTATTTTTGCTGTACAAGCTGAACTTAAGGAAGTTGAATTGCTGCCAAAAGTACCAGTATAACTTGTTTTGCAAGAGACGATAATCTCTCAGATTAAACATAGCAGCCAATACACATGCAGGTGGATGTGTAATAAACAGTATCCTTGTGACAAACACAAGTGAAAGTATGGGTAATTCTTTAAGTGGCTCTAGAATGGGCCTAAATTTCCAtgttattctatatttttagcTGTGGTCTCGTGGTCCTTCTGTTGTGATCTGTAGTGTGCTGTCACAGTGTGCAGACATGCCCCGTCCTGAGAGattactgaaaaaacaaacatgcatgcCATCATGTTTTACAGACTCACGAAAGCAACCATTTCCttgaaaatgattttatatGATATGATTTCCTATAGGGTTCCTCACAACTTAAGAGAAAAAacatatatcagcaaaactctCTAGTTTTGCTGAGTTCTCCAACCAAAGCTACTTAGATCGTATAAGATGTGTCTCAAGTATTCACATGCATCTGTATGAACATGTCTCTGCAGGCTCACTGTGGAAAAACACCGTCTGCTCCATCTGAAGCAATCCACACACAGTCTGAGAGTAAAAATCTGTCCAGCCACTGATCCATGTGATGCGTTTCAGCAACATAGTGCAAAGAAAGAGTGTTATTATTCTTACATGTTTAAAGCAGTACTGAATAACAGGGCCTGTATATGGATGCTAAATTTAGACTTTGAGATTTGCCTCTCACATTCAGATCACATTTTAATTTGGAAATCAGGAATGTTCTACACCTGCAGTTGATCCACTCCCCTTTTCCTACAGGCTTAGACCTGTTGCTTGAGTGAGCAGGATTAATTTAAAAGTTCAGAAATCAAGTCATATACTTGTATTCCAAAGGTGACCAAGCCAGACTGATATGATCAGTCTTTTATTACTGCAAAGTGAAACTTTGATGGACTTTGATTTAGGATTCTATCTTTGCATGTCAGAAAGTATCAGGTGATAAGAGGGTGTCTCTAAATATTTAGTGCTGACAAGAGGCTCACCTTTAGTTATATTtgtaaaacatgaacaaagTGTCTTCCAGTTAAACCTGGTATGATTTGCTACTATGTTTAACAACCTTTCTCCACTTTTTCCTCAAACTTTCATTTCTTTATCTTGCATACCAGTGTACTGAAGGATCATGAATTTGTTCCTGAGCACTAAATACGTAAAGAATGACTATCAATTCTCccttcagctttttttttcaaaatagaaAAGTTGTAACTTTCAGTGGCTGTACTTCAGTATTCCGTGCATGGTAGCTGTGttgtaaatgtgatttaacgGCTGTCACattctttttcctttaaaactgtGTGGACAACATTTGTCAAGTTactcaaaactgaaaatgcttGTAAGGGCTAAGGAAAAATAAACCTTAGGACATGAAAATGCCTCAACAAGTcgatgtgtaaaaatgacaacaaaaaaaacaggtctGCTGCATATATGATGACATGCAAAACAAGTGCAGCACTGCCCCATGCAGCCTTTCTGGTCAAATCAGTTACTGCCCTTCGCATTTACTTCTGGATGCAAAATGCAAAGTGGTTCAGACATGACAGTCTGAATCATCTGCACTAACTGCCTCACTGTTTAAGTAATTCTTGatgcttcagtaaaaagcaaaaaatgactTTCAGTAAAATATTACACTCTTCTCaaaattttcatgctttttttgttttatgtttctttgcAATTTCACATTTACAGCAAAAGACTGAAAGTGTATATTATCAGTTAATGGAAACTGAGAGCAGTACAAATGAAAATCTTTGTCTATGATTAACCTATATGCCTAAACTCCCCAAACTTTCCTTTTTGACTACTAAAGTAGCAGTGTTACATCTGGGTAAAGATCAGTGCATGAAAATGGGAGACTTTGAACAAATAAGCTTCAAAGTATAACTGAGTTTTAAATGCAACTATTTCTCTTTGCCAACAATCATTAGTCCCTCTTAGATTAGTGAAAATTCTGCCCTGATAAAATGTTCTcaaacattcatccatccataatctatacaccacttaatcctcataaGGGTCAGCTggctgagggtgaaggcaggagacacctgggcAGGTAACAGTCTATTACAGGTTCACCTGGGCAGGTAACAGTCTGGTTCACCTGGGCAGGTAACAGTCTAttacaggttcacctggacaggtaacagtctattacaggttcacctggacaggtaacagcctattACAGGTTCACCTGggcaggtaacagtctatcacaggttcacctggacagtaacagtctatcacagggctacacatagagacaaacaatcacactcacattcacacctacagataatttagaatcaccagttaacctcagcatgtttgtggactgtgggaggaagctgcagaacctggagaaaaaccacacatgtacaggagaacacagaaactccatgcagaaagatcccaggacaGAATGAGAACTGAGGATGTTCGCTGCTTAAACGTATTATGTTTATAATGGTTCAGATACTTTTTTCCAAATATACACAAAAGCGGCTCAAGCAAAACATTGTTGACACAtcaatttttattaaaacaaaaatatcatcttttgtgttattttcaataacattttctgaatggCACCATTTACAGGCATACGTATGGTATTGTTGACAACGCAGTATCTTTGATGGATTTCCATTAATGAAATTACCTATGATATTTTCCCATGTTGTTAAAACCTGCACCCTGTACAATCTTTCACTTGCTCTGTTCAACCTGTTCTAAACTCCATGGTAAAAGCACAGTAAAATGCATCCATTGCATTAATTTACTTGAGATTACACACAGATCTTTGCCCATAGCGTCAACCCAAACACCATTTATGATCAAACATGGCGGCACAGAAAACAGAGGCAGAGGTGTAGATGATGGATAGGACTCCTAGCTGGAAGACGAGCAGGAAACAGGGCAGGGCTGAAGGAAAGCAATCATGGCCGGTGGGTTTCATTTAGCTTCTTGCAtggctttcttctcctcttcaaTTTCTGTTTGAACACAAGAGAGACAGACGTTAGGTGATCTTTATCATATAGGTGAAGCTTGTCATCCTGTATCCGTCCGTTTTAGAGCATAGTCTAATGCATCAGTGTCAAAAGCTCAAAATATAggtttgatttttgctgataagaGGGATGGTTTGACTCATAAGTTTGATTCAAGTTAATAATCCATCAGAACCTCCAGTCAATGGTCAAATGTCTCTATCTCTTGGTTTTTCAAAATGATCAGGTGTGTACTGGCTGAGTATATTACATTCAAAGGGGTGCAATAGCAATTTACggtgcatttttacaaatttgggaaacatacattaaaaataaaccctCAAAATCAAGCTACTGGCACAGAAAATTTTGTGTCTAGTATGGAACAAGTTTCACAAGAACTGAATCCTACATATCCCATAGTGCAACTTCGTAATGAGCTAAATGTCTGCCTTTCATTGTGACACAGGCtttctgttttaaatctgtAGTCCAACACAGTGACCCTGAGAACATCACTCTGACATAATAAGAGTTATTCTCACAGATTCATCTCTATTGAGAGCCACAGGGGACAAACACTGATCATGAACAGCATTAAAACGACTGCCCTGATATTGTGTAGGTTCATCTTGTGCAGCTCTGATACGTTGAGGCAGACACACACCTCGAGGTGGGGGGGGGGTTAGCATGGTGTTTTGCACCAGGACTACTGCAGTGTATTCCTGCAGGGTGGGGCCTCTGTGGATCATGCTTGTACTGAAATCCGTTAATGCGTTCGACTCTTTTTCGTGCTCCTCGGGGCTGTTCCTGGTAAGATTTCACCGTGCAGTGGGAGCACATTGTTGACATGAAGAGCATGCTTGGTTTGCATCAATGTTTTAGTGGTTGTCAAAGTAGCATCTCCATTCACACTGAACACCACATTCACTCATCACTGGCTTTAATGCTGTGTCTGAAGGTATATTCATCTATTTTCACAGACTGTACAGTGCTCCTCATTACAAGCAGGCTTGACTTCACATGTAAAATTAAAGTCCCTTTAATATAACATCTGACTATTTATGCCTCCCTTCTCACATGCTAGTCAGGGCTGTATTCAAATTAAGAAAGCAGGAGTCAGACAGCAGGGAGCCTCTCAGCCTCTGGAGGGAAAGGATGAGTACACTGACATACTTTAagtctcctccttctcttgtttcctgtcaggaaaagtgttttttattatACAGTTTATCATCTGGGACTCTAGCAAGCGATTacaatttaggatttttttcccctgaagtGCTAGATAGCTGGCTGCCCTATCTGATCCACGTAGCCTCATAATAAATGTATCTTGCAAAGAGTTTTTATAACAGGTTGTTACTAAGAAGGATTAGTTCTCAGGTTGCTGGGTGTGTACACCAAGTTAATCAGTGTTGAATGTTTGCAGTTGCCCTTCATGGTGACAAACAGGGAGGAGCTAAACATGCAGAACAAGGAACCAAGGAAAAGGTGAAATGTGAAACAGGGTCGGATGAGACAAGACTTCTGTTAAGTCTGCACTTCTTTTTGTTACAAGCACCTACCCTCCTTGGTTGGAAGATGGTTTTTTTCTGCCGTGCTAGTCTTCTTCAACTTTTGCTTGTCAAAGTTCGCCACTTCTTGTTTGACTGGATTGTCGCCCATTTTGGATGGATGAGTTCTAATGGAGGGAAGtgagagacacagaacaaataaacttttgtaatgttaaaaGAATGCATCagcaagcacaaacacac
This Amphiprion ocellaris isolate individual 3 ecotype Okinawa chromosome 13, ASM2253959v1, whole genome shotgun sequence DNA region includes the following protein-coding sequences:
- the tmsb1 gene encoding thymosin beta 1; the protein is MGDNPVKQEVANFDKQKLKKTSTAEKNHLPTKEEIEEEKKAMQEAK